One Undibacter mobilis genomic region harbors:
- a CDS encoding nucleoside deaminase: protein MSTTDEDLLRLAFDVAERAMDNGNHPFGAVLAGPDGEVLLEVENGYLPDGDMTGHAERLLATLACKTFEPEELADCTIYSSAEPCAMCAGAIYWAGIGRVVYGLSEERLKTMTGNHPENPTLSLPCRTVFAAGQRKVEVIGPLLEDEAAELHEGVWE from the coding sequence ATGTCCACGACCGATGAAGACCTGCTGCGGCTCGCTTTCGATGTCGCCGAACGCGCCATGGACAATGGCAACCACCCATTCGGCGCCGTGCTCGCCGGACCCGACGGCGAAGTGCTGCTCGAGGTCGAAAACGGCTACCTGCCCGACGGCGACATGACCGGCCATGCCGAGCGGCTGCTCGCCACGCTCGCCTGCAAGACCTTCGAGCCGGAAGAACTGGCCGACTGCACCATCTATTCCTCGGCCGAGCCCTGTGCGATGTGCGCCGGCGCCATCTACTGGGCCGGCATCGGCCGCGTCGTCTACGGCCTGTCGGAGGAACGGCTGAAGACCATGACCGGCAATCACCCGGAAAATCCGACCTTGTCCCTGCCCTGCCGCACCGTGTTCGCCGCCGGCCAGCGCAAGGTCGAGGTGATCGGGCCGCTGCTCGAGGACGAGGCCGCGGAACTGCACGAAGGCGTGTGGGAATAG
- a CDS encoding nickel/cobalt transporter, whose protein sequence is MTWFARRSALTQSLLLLAIVLAVAGLIDAASAAPFGASAGPAPQSLDGFTGWILMKQAEFYRMLSGAIRASKADGTAAFGLMGISFAYGIFHAAGPGHGKAVISSYLVANNETWKRGIVLSFISAVLQAVTAVVIVAVAAVLLGATSKVMGDTVRFVEIVSYGLIVLIGLRLVWVKGRAFLKLLVPQQAPQLAHAHAHGHSHGHDHHHDHGHDHDHHHPAHVHSEACSHGHHHDHDDGHAWGHAHAPEPRELTGKHWLRRGLAAVVAVGLRPCSGAIIVLVFALAQGIFWIGIASTFVMGLGTAITVSAIAMLAVAARGVAGKIAASKAGGGLLLLRGLEAAAAVAIVAFGVLLLTGYMVSERMIGV, encoded by the coding sequence ATGACATGGTTCGCGCGGCGCTCTGCCCTCACGCAATCGCTTTTGCTTCTCGCGATCGTTCTGGCCGTCGCCGGCCTCATCGATGCGGCATCCGCCGCGCCGTTCGGCGCGTCGGCGGGCCCGGCGCCGCAGTCGCTCGATGGCTTCACGGGCTGGATCCTGATGAAGCAGGCCGAGTTCTACCGCATGCTGTCGGGTGCGATCCGCGCCTCCAAGGCCGACGGCACCGCGGCCTTCGGCCTGATGGGCATCTCTTTCGCCTACGGCATCTTCCATGCCGCCGGTCCCGGCCACGGCAAGGCGGTGATCTCGTCCTATCTCGTTGCCAACAATGAAACCTGGAAGCGCGGCATTGTGCTCTCCTTCATCTCGGCCGTGCTGCAGGCGGTGACCGCGGTGGTCATCGTGGCGGTGGCCGCGGTGCTGCTGGGCGCGACGTCGAAGGTCATGGGCGACACCGTGCGCTTCGTCGAGATCGTCAGCTACGGCTTGATCGTGCTGATCGGGCTGCGGCTGGTTTGGGTCAAGGGCCGGGCTTTCCTGAAGCTTCTGGTGCCGCAGCAGGCGCCGCAACTCGCTCATGCCCACGCGCATGGTCACTCGCACGGCCATGACCATCATCACGATCACGGGCACGATCATGACCACCATCACCCCGCGCATGTGCATTCCGAAGCGTGTTCCCACGGTCACCACCACGACCACGACGATGGTCATGCCTGGGGTCATGCTCATGCGCCGGAGCCGCGCGAACTGACCGGCAAACACTGGCTGCGCCGCGGCCTTGCCGCCGTGGTCGCCGTCGGTCTGCGGCCCTGTTCGGGCGCGATCATCGTCCTCGTCTTTGCGCTGGCGCAGGGCATATTCTGGATCGGCATCGCCTCGACCTTCGTCATGGGTCTCGGCACCGCCATCACCGTCTCCGCCATTGCCATGCTGGCGGTCGCGGCCCGCGGCGTCGCCGGCAAGATCGCGGCGTCGAAAGCCGGCGGCGGCCTGTTGCTGCTGCGTGGTCTTGAGGCGGCCGCCGCCGTTGCCATCGTCGCCTTCGGCGTGCTGCTGCTCACCGGCTACATGGTGAGCGAGCGCATGATCGGGGTTTGA
- a CDS encoding nitrile hydratase accessory protein, with protein MTSIDPAAARRATEEVPSIPRDGDGPVFKEPWQAQAFAMALALHERGVFTWPEWAATLSDEIKRAQAAGDPDTGETYYMHWLAALERLVAEKGVASRDTLHEYRHAWEHACDRTPHGKPIELTPADFHH; from the coding sequence ATGACGAGCATCGACCCCGCCGCCGCCCGCCGCGCCACCGAAGAAGTGCCAAGCATTCCTCGCGACGGCGACGGCCCCGTGTTCAAGGAGCCGTGGCAGGCGCAGGCCTTCGCCATGGCGCTGGCGCTGCACGAGCGCGGCGTTTTCACCTGGCCGGAATGGGCGGCGACACTGTCGGACGAGATCAAGCGCGCGCAGGCCGCGGGCGATCCCGACACCGGCGAGACGTACTATATGCACTGGCTGGCGGCGCTGGAGCGGCTGGTCGCCGAGAAGGGCGTCGCCTCGCGCGACACCCTGCACGAATATCGCCATGCCTGGGAGCACGCCTGCGATCGCACGCCGCACGGCAAGCCGATCGAATTAACGCCCGCCGATTTCCATCACTAA
- the nthB gene encoding nitrile hydratase subunit beta translates to MNGVHDMGGMDGFGKVEPEANEPTFHHEWEGRVMAMVRAMGANGGVNIDSQRFARESLPPEVYLASSYYKKWFLAIENQLVERNMVGADELEAGHSLHQSPPLPRGKFTLDDVKRCETRANFDRQPQGPASFKPGDKVRTKNINPLTHTRLPRYVRGHTGVVERINGCHVFPDTNAHFKGDHPQWLYTVVFDARDLWGDDADPTLKVSIEAFEPYLEKI, encoded by the coding sequence ATGAACGGCGTTCATGACATGGGCGGCATGGACGGCTTCGGCAAGGTCGAGCCGGAGGCCAATGAGCCGACCTTCCATCACGAATGGGAAGGCCGCGTCATGGCCATGGTGCGCGCGATGGGCGCCAATGGCGGCGTCAATATCGACTCGCAGCGCTTTGCCCGCGAGTCGCTGCCGCCCGAGGTCTATCTCGCCAGCTCCTATTACAAGAAGTGGTTCCTCGCGATCGAGAACCAGCTCGTCGAACGCAACATGGTCGGCGCCGACGAACTCGAAGCTGGTCATTCGCTGCACCAGAGCCCGCCGCTGCCGCGCGGCAAATTCACGCTCGACGACGTCAAGCGCTGCGAGACGCGCGCTAATTTCGATCGACAGCCCCAAGGTCCGGCCAGCTTCAAGCCGGGCGACAAGGTGCGGACGAAGAACATCAACCCGCTGACGCATACGCGCCTGCCGCGCTACGTGCGCGGTCATACCGGCGTGGTCGAGCGCATCAATGGCTGTCACGTGTTTCCCGACACCAATGCGCACTTCAAGGGCGATCATCCGCAGTGGCTCTACACGGTGGTGTTCGACGCCCGCGATCTGTGGGGCGACGATGCCGACCCGACGCTGAAAGTGTCGATCGAGGCCTTCGAGCCCTATCTGGAGAAAATCTAG
- a CDS encoding TRAP transporter large permease, with protein sequence MSLPEILSILLVAAAVGALLIGYPVALTLAGVSLAFALLGDALGLMNIAILGALPQRIYGVMTNDVLLALPMFIFMGVMLEQSRIAEELLERVGRLFGPLRGGLGYAVVLVGALLAASTGLVGATAVTMGLIMLPSMLRHGYDPRLASGTVAASATLAQIVPPSTVLILLGDQINIAFQAAQLAKGSFAPDVVSVGDLFAGALGPGLLLVVLYLVYIAAVAWLKPASAPAVATGDAPKGSLLEILLAPVVLIVAVLGSILFGIATPTEAASVGAVGSILLAWRRAPLAPMLRPVVDKTAQITAMIFLILIGATLFSLVFRALGGDDMVARALTDLPGGANGAVLIVMLAVFLLGFVMDAFEIIFVVVPIVAPALLKLPGIDPIWLGIMIAVNLQTSYMHPPLGPTLFFLRGVAPPEITTRHIYVGIIPFVAIQLVALVVLWFWPALATALPHAFDGR encoded by the coding sequence ATGTCGCTTCCTGAAATATTGTCCATCCTGCTCGTCGCCGCGGCGGTCGGCGCGCTGCTGATCGGTTATCCGGTGGCGTTGACGCTGGCCGGCGTGTCGCTGGCCTTCGCCTTGCTGGGTGACGCGCTCGGGCTGATGAACATCGCCATTCTCGGCGCGCTGCCGCAGCGCATCTATGGCGTCATGACCAATGACGTGCTGCTGGCGCTGCCGATGTTCATCTTCATGGGCGTGATGCTGGAGCAGTCGCGTATCGCCGAGGAATTGCTCGAACGCGTCGGCCGGCTGTTCGGTCCGCTGCGGGGCGGCCTCGGTTACGCGGTGGTGCTGGTTGGCGCGCTGCTCGCGGCCTCGACCGGTCTCGTCGGCGCCACCGCGGTGACGATGGGCCTGATCATGCTGCCGTCGATGCTGCGCCACGGCTATGATCCGCGGCTCGCCTCCGGCACCGTCGCGGCTTCGGCGACGCTGGCGCAGATCGTGCCGCCATCGACCGTGCTGATCCTGCTCGGCGACCAGATCAACATCGCCTTTCAGGCGGCGCAACTCGCCAAGGGTTCGTTCGCGCCGGATGTCGTCTCCGTTGGTGATCTATTCGCCGGCGCGCTGGGGCCGGGGCTGCTGCTGGTCGTTCTCTATCTTGTCTATATCGCGGCCGTCGCCTGGCTGAAGCCGGCGAGCGCGCCTGCGGTCGCGACCGGGGACGCGCCCAAAGGCAGCTTGCTCGAAATATTGCTGGCGCCCGTAGTGCTCATTGTCGCCGTGCTGGGTTCGATCCTGTTCGGCATCGCGACACCGACCGAAGCCGCATCGGTCGGTGCCGTCGGTTCGATCCTGCTGGCGTGGCGGCGCGCGCCGCTTGCGCCGATGCTGCGGCCGGTGGTCGACAAGACGGCGCAGATCACGGCCATGATCTTCCTCATTCTGATCGGCGCCACATTGTTCAGCCTGGTGTTCCGCGCGCTCGGCGGCGACGACATGGTGGCGCGCGCGCTCACCGATCTGCCGGGCGGCGCCAACGGCGCGGTGCTGATCGTGATGCTGGCGGTGTTCCTGCTCGGCTTCGTCATGGACGCCTTCGAAATCATTTTCGTCGTGGTGCCGATCGTGGCGCCGGCGCTTCTGAAGCTGCCGGGCATCGATCCGATCTGGCTCGGCATCATGATCGCGGTGAACCTGCAGACCTCGTATATGCACCCGCCGCTCGGCCCGACCTTGTTCTTCCTGCGCGGCGTGGCGCCGCCGGAAATCACGACGCGGCACATCTATGTCGGCATTATCCCGTTTGTCGCCATCCAGCTCGTTGCGCTGGTGGTGCTGTGGTTCTGGCCGGCTCTTGCCACCGCGCTGCCGCACGCGTTTGATGGGCGGTAG
- a CDS encoding TRAP transporter small permease subunit, with the protein MNRIADTIDGLSAFIGRSVAWLALVIVLLQFALVVARYLFGIGSIWVTESVVYGHAALFLLASAWTLRSGGHVRVDVFYADASPRARAFIDLLGALLLLMPFALALLWLSLPFAMRSWAILERSQEASGLPLVFVLKTLIPVFAAMLALQGFAQAIRSIAVLRTAIPHRKDESHVAS; encoded by the coding sequence ATGAACCGGATCGCGGACACAATCGACGGCCTCTCGGCGTTTATCGGCCGCAGTGTTGCATGGCTGGCACTTGTCATCGTGCTGCTGCAATTCGCGCTCGTAGTGGCACGCTACCTGTTCGGTATTGGCTCGATATGGGTCACCGAAAGCGTCGTCTATGGCCACGCCGCGCTGTTTCTGCTGGCCTCGGCCTGGACCTTGCGCAGCGGCGGTCACGTGCGCGTCGACGTCTTCTATGCCGACGCGTCGCCGCGCGCCCGTGCCTTTATCGATCTCCTCGGCGCGCTGTTGCTGCTGATGCCGTTCGCACTGGCTCTGTTGTGGTTGTCGCTGCCGTTCGCCATGCGGTCGTGGGCGATCCTGGAGCGCTCGCAGGAAGCGAGCGGGCTGCCGCTGGTCTTCGTGCTGAAGACGCTCATTCCCGTGTTCGCCGCGATGCTGGCGCTGCAGGGCTTCGCTCAGGCGATCCGCAGCATCGCCGTGCTGCGCACCGCGATCCCGCATCGCAAAGACGAATCCCATGTCGCTTCCTGA
- a CDS encoding NAD(P)H-dependent flavin oxidoreductase: MPGEFLRSIGVGHPVVLGPMAGGAGSPALVAAVSNAGGLGSFGAAYLSPQQILDAVKDIRALTDKPIALNLFAGGYEPDRVVEPAPMLAVVARAHERLGLAPPVLPPNPASPFDDQLTAVIEAKPALFSFTFGIPSADALARLCKAGIPTCGTATTLEEGRALAEAGVDAIVAQGEEAGAHRGTFLRSAEESMVPTLDLTRAIASATKLPVFASGGLMDGADVKRAFDAGAQAAQFGTAFLLCPESGIPEPYRQALRARKDTTVITRVYSGRAARGLRNLFIDECDGVAVLPFRQQNDLTRAMRTESGKKGLPDYISLWAGRGVTRAREMPAAELMRTLVMEIGGR, encoded by the coding sequence ATGCCGGGTGAATTTCTGCGCAGCATCGGTGTCGGTCATCCCGTGGTGCTCGGGCCCATGGCCGGCGGGGCCGGGTCCCCGGCGCTGGTCGCGGCGGTGTCGAATGCCGGCGGGCTCGGCTCCTTCGGCGCGGCTTATTTGTCGCCGCAGCAGATCCTCGACGCCGTCAAGGACATCCGCGCGCTGACGGACAAACCCATTGCGCTCAATCTGTTCGCCGGCGGTTATGAGCCGGATCGCGTCGTCGAGCCGGCGCCGATGCTCGCGGTGGTGGCGAGAGCGCATGAACGGCTTGGCCTCGCGCCGCCGGTGCTGCCGCCCAATCCGGCCTCGCCATTCGACGATCAACTCACCGCGGTGATCGAAGCGAAGCCGGCGCTGTTCTCTTTCACTTTCGGCATTCCGTCGGCCGATGCGCTGGCGCGGCTGTGCAAGGCCGGCATCCCGACCTGCGGCACCGCGACGACTTTGGAAGAGGGCCGGGCGCTGGCCGAGGCCGGCGTCGATGCCATCGTGGCGCAGGGCGAGGAAGCCGGTGCCCATCGCGGCACCTTTCTGCGCAGCGCGGAAGAATCGATGGTGCCGACGCTCGACCTCACCCGCGCCATTGCTTCTGCGACGAAGCTGCCTGTGTTCGCGTCCGGTGGCCTGATGGACGGCGCCGACGTCAAGCGCGCCTTCGATGCCGGCGCGCAGGCGGCGCAGTTCGGCACCGCTTTTTTGCTGTGCCCGGAGAGCGGCATTCCCGAGCCTTACCGGCAGGCCTTGCGCGCGCGCAAGGATACGACCGTGATCACGCGCGTTTATTCCGGTCGCGCCGCCCGCGGCCTGCGCAATCTGTTCATCGACGAATGCGACGGCGTGGCGGTGCTGCCGTTCCGCCAGCAGAACGATCTCACGCGCGCCATGCGCACGGAGTCCGGCAAGAAGGGCTTGCCTGATTACATCTCGCTATGGGCGGGGCGCGGCGTGACGCGGGCGCGCGAAATGCCGGCGGCCGAACTGATGCGCACCTTAGTGATGGAAATCGGCGGGCGTTAA
- a CDS encoding DUF1007 family protein produces the protein MTGSRFLAALAAVYGMIIVAEPARAHPHVWVTMQTELVYAPDGTITGIRHAWAFDDMFSAFATQGYESKVKGEFTREELQPLAQVNVESLKEYDYFTYVKVDGKKVKLKEPAPGYYLEWKDAVLTLHLTLPFEHPVKTRELQVEVYDPTIFVDFSFAKQNPAKLVDAPAHCKLDVVLPREMTFAEGKALSQIPVDQPNVSMAIGAEFANRILVHCP, from the coding sequence ATGACCGGCTCCCGCTTTCTTGCCGCACTGGCCGCCGTTTACGGCATGATTATTGTCGCCGAGCCGGCGCGCGCCCACCCGCATGTCTGGGTGACGATGCAGACCGAGCTCGTTTACGCGCCGGACGGCACCATCACCGGCATCCGCCACGCCTGGGCCTTCGATGACATGTTCTCGGCCTTCGCCACGCAGGGTTATGAGAGCAAGGTCAAAGGCGAGTTCACCCGCGAGGAGCTGCAGCCGCTGGCGCAGGTCAATGTCGAGTCGCTGAAGGAATACGACTACTTCACCTACGTGAAGGTCGACGGCAAGAAGGTGAAGCTCAAGGAGCCCGCCCCCGGCTATTATCTCGAATGGAAGGACGCGGTGCTGACCTTGCACCTGACGCTGCCCTTCGAGCATCCGGTGAAGACCAGGGAGTTGCAGGTCGAGGTTTACGATCCGACGATCTTCGTCGATTTCTCGTTTGCCAAGCAGAACCCGGCGAAGCTTGTCGATGCGCCGGCGCACTGCAAGCTCGATGTCGTGCTGCCGCGCGAAATGACCTTCGCCGAAGGCAAGGCGCTCAGCCAGATACCCGTCGATCAGCCCAATGTCAGCATGGCCATCGGCGCCGAGTTCGCCAACAGAATTCTCGTTCACTGTCCTTGA
- the nthA gene encoding nitrile hydratase subunit alpha, protein MAHDHDHHHDHEHSELSETQLRVRALETILTEKGYVDPKALDAIVEMYETKIGPRNGARVVAKAWTDPAFKQALLADATQAINTLGHVSRTGDHLIAVENTPQRHNMVVCTLCSCYPWEMLGLPPVWYKASPYRSRAVKDPRGVLADFGVTLAKDTEIRVWDSTAETRFIVLPMRPEGTDGWSEDKLAELVTRDSMIGTGLPKKPAEMKS, encoded by the coding sequence ATGGCCCACGATCACGACCACCACCACGATCACGAGCATTCCGAACTGTCGGAGACCCAGCTGCGCGTCCGCGCGCTGGAGACCATCCTGACGGAAAAAGGCTACGTCGATCCCAAGGCGCTCGACGCCATTGTCGAGATGTACGAGACCAAGATCGGCCCGCGCAACGGTGCGCGCGTCGTCGCCAAAGCCTGGACCGACCCGGCCTTCAAGCAGGCGCTGCTCGCCGATGCCACGCAGGCGATCAACACGCTCGGCCATGTCAGCCGCACCGGCGATCATCTGATCGCGGTCGAGAACACACCGCAGCGCCACAACATGGTCGTCTGCACGTTGTGCTCCTGCTATCCGTGGGAAATGCTCGGCCTGCCGCCGGTCTGGTACAAGGCCTCGCCCTACCGCTCGCGTGCCGTGAAGGATCCGCGCGGCGTGCTCGCCGATTTCGGCGTGACGCTGGCCAAGGACACCGAAATCCGGGTTTGGGATTCGACCGCCGAAACGCGCTTCATCGTGTTGCCAATGCGGCCCGAAGGCACCGACGGCTGGAGCGAAGACAAACTCGCCGAACTCGTTACCCGCGACTCCATGATCGGCACCGGTCTGCCGAAGAAGCCGGCGGAGATGAAGTCATGA
- a CDS encoding acyl-CoA dehydrogenase family protein encodes MDFSLSPEHEELRLRVRAFIAQDVLPLEKDPANFAEHENIPHERLEPVREKARKLGLWAPQSPKEYGGMELPMVAWAAIYEEAARSVFGPLAINCMAPDDGNMNMLRLVGTQAQKDKWLAPIVAGKVRSAFVMTEPAPGNGSDPTMMRTRAEKKGGKYVVHGRKWFITGADGASHFILMARTSDDARKGITAFLFHKDQPGWRILRRIEIMGPEEHGGHCELEFDGLEIPEENVLGNVGEGLRLMQVRLGPARLTHCMRWTGWSKRCVEIAQEYIASREGFGVRLADRESVQIKLGEVAQQIQIARLLTMHAAWMLDQGGRARKEVSMAKVHVANALHQAADVAIQLQGARGFSKDTIVEWLYRYARSAKLVDGASEVHMMVLAKFMRDEGQDFWAWGPGEGRRNAP; translated from the coding sequence ATGGACTTCTCTCTCTCCCCCGAACACGAAGAGCTGCGCCTCAGGGTGCGCGCCTTCATTGCGCAAGACGTGCTGCCGCTGGAGAAAGACCCGGCGAATTTTGCCGAGCACGAGAACATTCCGCATGAGCGGCTGGAGCCGGTGCGCGAGAAGGCGCGCAAGCTCGGCCTGTGGGCGCCGCAAAGCCCGAAGGAATACGGCGGCATGGAATTGCCGATGGTCGCCTGGGCGGCGATCTACGAGGAAGCCGCGCGCTCGGTCTTCGGCCCGCTCGCGATCAACTGCATGGCGCCGGACGACGGCAACATGAACATGCTGCGTCTGGTCGGCACGCAGGCGCAGAAGGACAAATGGCTGGCGCCGATCGTCGCCGGCAAGGTGCGTTCGGCTTTCGTCATGACCGAACCGGCGCCGGGCAACGGCTCGGATCCGACCATGATGCGCACACGTGCGGAAAAGAAGGGCGGCAAATATGTCGTCCATGGCCGCAAGTGGTTCATCACCGGTGCCGACGGCGCATCGCATTTCATCCTTATGGCGCGCACATCGGACGATGCCCGCAAGGGCATTACCGCGTTTCTCTTTCATAAGGATCAGCCGGGCTGGCGCATCCTGCGCCGCATCGAGATCATGGGACCGGAGGAGCATGGCGGCCACTGCGAGCTGGAATTCGACGGCCTCGAAATTCCGGAAGAAAACGTGCTCGGCAATGTGGGCGAGGGCTTGCGGCTGATGCAGGTGCGCCTTGGCCCGGCGCGGCTGACGCATTGCATGCGCTGGACCGGCTGGTCCAAGCGCTGCGTCGAGATTGCGCAGGAGTATATTGCCAGCCGCGAAGGCTTCGGCGTCCGGCTGGCCGATCGCGAGAGCGTGCAGATCAAGCTCGGCGAAGTCGCGCAGCAGATTCAGATCGCGCGGCTGCTCACGATGCATGCGGCCTGGATGCTCGATCAGGGCGGCCGCGCGCGCAAAGAGGTGTCGATGGCCAAGGTGCATGTCGCCAATGCGCTGCATCAGGCCGCCGACGTCGCGATCCAGCTTCAGGGCGCCCGTGGTTTTTCCAAGGACACCATCGTCGAGTGGCTTTATCGCTACGCCCGTTCGGCCAAGCTCGTGGATGGCGCTTCCGAGGTCCACATGATGGTGCTCGCCAAGTTCATGCGCGACGAAGGCCAGGATTTCTGGGCCTGGGGTCCCGGAGAGGGGCGCAGGAACGCGCCTTAG
- a CDS encoding SDR family NAD(P)-dependent oxidoreductase, with translation MKAADMFSLAGRVALVTGASSGLGQQFARALADNGASVALVARRAERLEAFRAELEAAGARAVAIEADVTDPAAMKAAFDAAEKAFGTVTILVNNAGVAQKPLRAVEVSVEEWRRVLSVDLDAVFYWAQEGARRMIAAGQQGSIVNIASVLGFGVSKGTAAYAVAKAAVVQATQALAIELAFKGVRVNAIAPGWFVTEINDTYLNSEAGHAMKRDIPMGRFGEKGDLDGALLLLASDAGRYITGATIVVDGGQVVQLKG, from the coding sequence ATGAAAGCCGCCGACATGTTCAGTCTCGCGGGCCGCGTCGCGCTGGTCACCGGCGCGTCGTCGGGTCTGGGTCAGCAATTCGCCCGCGCGCTGGCCGATAACGGCGCATCGGTGGCGCTGGTCGCGCGCCGCGCTGAACGGCTCGAAGCATTCCGCGCCGAACTCGAGGCGGCCGGCGCCAGGGCCGTCGCCATCGAGGCCGACGTCACCGATCCGGCCGCGATGAAAGCGGCGTTCGACGCTGCGGAAAAGGCATTCGGTACCGTGACCATCCTCGTCAACAATGCCGGCGTGGCGCAGAAGCCGTTGCGCGCCGTCGAGGTCAGCGTCGAGGAATGGCGCCGCGTGTTGTCGGTCGATCTCGATGCCGTGTTCTACTGGGCGCAGGAGGGCGCCCGCCGCATGATCGCCGCTGGCCAGCAGGGTTCCATCGTCAACATCGCCTCGGTTCTCGGCTTCGGCGTGTCGAAAGGCACGGCCGCCTATGCGGTGGCGAAAGCGGCGGTGGTGCAGGCGACGCAGGCGCTGGCCATCGAACTCGCCTTCAAGGGCGTGCGTGTCAACGCCATCGCCCCGGGCTGGTTCGTGACCGAGATCAATGACACCTACCTCAACAGCGAGGCAGGTCATGCGATGAAGCGCGACATCCCGATGGGCCGTTTCGGCGAGAAGGGCGATCTCGATGGCGCGCTCTTGCTGCTGGCATCGGATGCCGGTCGCTACATCACCGGCGCCACCATCGTCGTCGATGGCGGGCAGGTGGTGCAGCTTAAAGGATAA